Proteins from a genomic interval of Stenotrophomonas maltophilia:
- a CDS encoding KdsC family phosphatase — protein sequence MPWSPLPAFPAHLHAAAAQIRLACFDVDGTLTDGRLYYDKDGNESKAYFVQDGLGLKLLQQHGIHPVLITARNSQSALKRGADLGIDTQIAVGDKLASVQALCAQHGIGLEQVAFMGDDLPDLAPLGAVGLAVAPANAHPWIAERVHWQTRAEGGRGAARELCDILLAAQGRVDAVLARFGA from the coding sequence ATGCCCTGGTCCCCCCTGCCCGCCTTCCCCGCCCACCTGCATGCCGCCGCGGCCCAGATCCGCCTGGCGTGCTTCGACGTGGACGGCACCCTCACCGATGGTCGGCTGTACTACGACAAGGACGGCAACGAGAGCAAGGCGTACTTCGTGCAGGACGGCCTGGGCCTGAAACTGCTGCAGCAGCACGGCATCCACCCCGTGCTGATCACCGCGCGCAACAGCCAGTCCGCGCTCAAGCGCGGCGCCGACCTCGGCATCGACACCCAGATCGCCGTGGGCGACAAGCTGGCCAGCGTGCAGGCGCTGTGTGCGCAGCACGGCATCGGCCTGGAACAGGTGGCGTTCATGGGCGATGACCTGCCCGACCTGGCGCCGTTGGGTGCGGTCGGCCTGGCGGTGGCCCCGGCCAATGCCCATCCGTGGATCGCCGAACGCGTGCACTGGCAGACCCGCGCCGAGGGCGGCCGTGGCGCCGCGCGCGAGCTGTGCGACATCCTGCTGGCCGCTCAGGGCCGCGTGGATGCGGTGCTGGCGAGGTTCGGCGCATGA
- a CDS encoding HPr family phosphocarrier protein encodes MLERELTVSNRLGLHARATAKLVQTLAPFRCNVTMAAKGREINAKSIMGVMLLAAGQGTPVTVRINGEDEAAAMEAVVGLFERRFDEDS; translated from the coding sequence ATGCTTGAACGAGAACTCACCGTGAGCAACCGCCTGGGCCTGCACGCCCGGGCCACCGCCAAGCTGGTGCAGACCCTGGCGCCGTTCCGCTGCAACGTGACCATGGCCGCCAAGGGCCGTGAGATCAACGCCAAGAGCATCATGGGCGTGATGCTGCTGGCCGCCGGCCAGGGCACCCCGGTCACGGTGCGCATCAACGGCGAGGACGAAGCCGCCGCGATGGAGGCGGTGGTCGGCCTGTTCGAACGCCGTTTCGACGAGGACAGCTGA
- a CDS encoding PTS sugar transporter subunit IIA, with protein MPLTDLLAAVQTQLCTATDRDSVLQAAAGLLACRQANAEQIYLNLCQREALGSTAIGHGIAIPHGRAPTLDRPRGALLRLATPVDFGGDEPVDLVFAMAVPAHYTHQHLMLLSELAELFSAADVRQALRQAGDARALREALDMTPPASAA; from the coding sequence ATGCCCCTGACTGACCTCCTGGCGGCCGTGCAGACCCAGCTCTGCACGGCCACCGACCGTGACAGCGTCCTGCAGGCCGCCGCCGGGTTGCTGGCCTGCCGCCAGGCCAACGCCGAACAGATCTATCTGAACCTGTGCCAGCGCGAAGCGCTGGGCAGCACCGCGATCGGCCACGGTATCGCCATTCCCCACGGCCGCGCGCCGACCCTGGACCGCCCCCGTGGCGCCCTGCTGCGCCTGGCCACCCCGGTCGACTTCGGTGGCGACGAGCCGGTGGACCTGGTATTCGCGATGGCCGTTCCCGCCCACTACACCCACCAGCACCTGATGCTGCTGTCCGAGCTGGCCGAATTGTTCTCGGCAGCGGATGTCCGCCAGGCCCTGCGCCAGGCAGGCGATGCCCGGGCCCTGCGCGAGGCGCTGGACATGACCCCACCTGCGAGTGCCGCATGA
- the lptB gene encoding LPS export ABC transporter ATP-binding protein → MLVAKGLRKKYKQREVVKDFGLTLDAGEVVGLLGPNGAGKTTCFYMIVGLVAADAGSIVLDGKDITGDPMYTRAKQGVGYLPQEPSVFRKLTVADNIRLVLELREDLDSAGRERELNGLLDELQLGHVADQLGASLSGGERRRCEIARALAAQPRLILLDEPFAGVDPISVGEIQRIVTHLKQRGIGVLITDHNVRETLGICDRAYILAEGSVLAQGSPEAILDNADVRRVYLGDSFKL, encoded by the coding sequence ATGCTCGTCGCCAAGGGCCTGCGCAAGAAGTACAAGCAGCGCGAAGTGGTCAAGGACTTCGGGCTGACCCTCGACGCCGGTGAAGTGGTCGGCCTGCTCGGCCCCAACGGCGCCGGCAAGACCACCTGTTTCTACATGATCGTCGGCCTGGTCGCCGCCGATGCCGGCAGCATCGTGCTCGACGGCAAGGACATCACCGGCGACCCGATGTACACCCGCGCCAAGCAGGGTGTGGGCTACCTGCCGCAGGAACCCTCGGTGTTCCGCAAGCTGACCGTGGCCGACAACATCCGCCTGGTGCTGGAACTGCGCGAGGACCTGGACTCGGCCGGCCGCGAGCGCGAATTGAACGGCCTGCTGGACGAGCTGCAGCTGGGCCATGTTGCCGACCAGCTCGGCGCCAGCCTGTCCGGTGGCGAACGCCGCCGCTGCGAGATCGCCCGCGCACTGGCCGCGCAGCCGCGCCTGATCCTGCTAGACGAACCCTTCGCCGGTGTCGACCCGATTTCGGTGGGCGAGATCCAGCGCATCGTCACCCATCTCAAGCAACGTGGCATCGGCGTGTTGATCACCGACCACAATGTGCGCGAGACCTTGGGTATCTGCGACCGCGCGTATATCCTCGCCGAGGGCAGCGTGCTGGCCCAGGGTTCGCCGGAGGCGATCCTGGACAACGCCGACGTGCGCCGGGTCTACCTTGGGGATTCCTTCAAGCTGTGA
- a CDS encoding RNA polymerase factor sigma-54 — MKTRLQTSLGQQLVLTPQLQQAIKLLQMSTTELELEIAQAVESNPLLDWADSNDSSAANEGSDVNDNEAPAERSDEGDDWAPAELDWTATGSGGSFDDDDDTGSAAERVAETETLADHLLWQLHLSHLSASDRSIGAALIDALDDDGYLREPLATIAETLLPAIHADEDEILAVLHRIQRFDPVGVAARTLGECLQLQLDVLADETPGLLLARQIAAGPLERLPRSGVAGLAHELKQPLDEVETAVALLRSLDPRPGTQIAPLSQDTYVVPDVVVWRQNGVWRAALAGHAGPKVVIHRGYEQLIRRCGDADAGYLRAQLQEARWLLKGLQQRGETLLRVVRSLILQQAGFLEFGEQALRPLTLREIAAELGLHESTVSRAIARKHVRTPRGTLPLRAFFASGIDTEGGGEASSTAIQAMIRRLIDDENPRKPLSDAKLADLLKSSGIPVARRTVAKYREAMNISASHERVRIA; from the coding sequence ATGAAGACTCGGCTGCAGACATCGTTGGGACAGCAACTGGTGCTCACGCCCCAGTTGCAGCAGGCGATCAAGCTGCTGCAGATGTCGACCACCGAGCTGGAGCTGGAGATCGCCCAGGCAGTGGAGAGCAACCCGCTGCTGGACTGGGCCGACAGCAACGACAGCAGCGCCGCCAATGAAGGCAGCGATGTCAACGACAACGAAGCGCCTGCAGAACGCAGCGATGAAGGCGACGACTGGGCGCCGGCCGAACTGGACTGGACGGCGACCGGCAGCGGTGGCAGCTTCGATGATGACGACGATACCGGCAGCGCTGCCGAGCGCGTGGCCGAAACCGAAACGCTCGCCGACCATCTGCTGTGGCAGCTGCACCTGTCGCATCTTTCTGCCAGCGATCGCAGCATCGGCGCGGCACTGATCGATGCACTGGACGACGACGGTTACCTGCGCGAGCCGCTGGCCACCATCGCCGAAACCCTGTTGCCGGCGATCCACGCCGACGAGGACGAGATCCTTGCCGTGCTGCATCGCATCCAGCGTTTCGATCCGGTGGGTGTGGCTGCACGCACGCTTGGCGAATGCCTGCAGCTGCAGCTGGACGTGCTGGCCGATGAAACGCCGGGCCTGCTGCTGGCGCGACAGATTGCCGCAGGACCACTGGAGCGGTTGCCGCGCAGCGGCGTTGCCGGGCTTGCACACGAGTTGAAGCAGCCGCTGGACGAGGTCGAGACTGCCGTGGCGCTGCTGCGCTCGCTGGACCCGCGCCCGGGCACGCAGATCGCGCCGCTGTCGCAGGACACCTATGTGGTGCCGGACGTAGTGGTGTGGCGGCAGAACGGCGTGTGGCGCGCGGCGCTGGCCGGGCACGCCGGACCAAAGGTGGTGATCCATCGTGGCTATGAACAGCTGATCCGCCGCTGCGGCGACGCCGACGCCGGCTACCTGCGCGCCCAGCTGCAGGAAGCACGCTGGCTGCTGAAGGGCCTGCAGCAGCGTGGCGAGACCCTGCTGCGCGTCGTGCGCAGCCTGATCCTGCAGCAGGCCGGCTTCCTCGAATTCGGCGAGCAGGCGCTGCGTCCACTGACCCTGCGCGAGATCGCCGCCGAGCTCGGCCTGCACGAATCCACGGTCTCGCGCGCGATTGCCCGCAAGCACGTTCGTACCCCGCGCGGCACCCTGCCGCTGCGCGCCTTCTTCGCCTCGGGCATTGATACCGAGGGCGGTGGCGAAGCATCCAGCACCGCCATCCAGGCGATGATCCGCCGCCTGATCGACGACGAGAACCCGCGCAAGCCGCTTTCTGACGCCAAGCTGGCTGACCTGCTCAAATCGTCGGGAATTCCAGTAGCGCGACGCACCGTGGCGAAGTATCGTGAAGCCATGAACATTTCCGCCTCGCACGAAAGGGTCAGAATCGCTTGA
- the lptA gene encoding lipopolysaccharide transport periplasmic protein LptA, translating into MKIPFAAVLALGLLVPSAAFAKSTDRNEDMHIDSGAQSGTLTGDGKTVLSQGVVITQGTLDLRSSEAEIYLKDGEAVRAVFTGKQAKMKQQLDDGTWMDALADRIDYDIKTEIITLTGNYKVTSARGTNAGQRMVYNTRTGEMNSGGDGSRVRTVIPPKNKTPAAPAAQPKAATPAQPAGSKK; encoded by the coding sequence ATGAAGATTCCCTTTGCCGCCGTACTCGCGCTTGGTCTTCTTGTCCCCAGCGCCGCCTTCGCCAAGTCCACCGACCGCAACGAAGACATGCACATCGATTCCGGCGCCCAGTCGGGCACGCTCACCGGCGACGGCAAGACCGTGCTGTCGCAGGGCGTGGTCATCACCCAGGGCACGCTGGACCTGCGCTCGTCCGAGGCCGAGATCTACCTCAAGGACGGCGAAGCCGTGCGCGCGGTGTTCACCGGCAAGCAGGCGAAGATGAAACAGCAGCTTGATGACGGTACCTGGATGGACGCGCTGGCTGATCGCATCGACTACGACATCAAGACCGAGATCATCACCCTGACCGGCAACTACAAGGTCACCAGCGCGCGCGGCACCAATGCCGGCCAGCGCATGGTCTACAACACCCGCACCGGCGAGATGAACTCCGGTGGTGACGGCAGCCGCGTGCGCACCGTCATCCCGCCGAAGAACAAGACCCCGGCCGCACCGGCGGCACAGCCCAAGGCCGCCACGCCGGCACAGCCGGCCGGGAGCAAGAAGTAA
- a CDS encoding PTS sugar transporter subunit IIA has product MTCGILLVTHPGVGTALLDVATRLLRQLPLKTEAFEVPFDADLDALLPLASAALRRVDSGEGVLILTDLYGASPANLAGQLARLGTPVRRVSALSLPMLLRVMNYPEQGLDQLPATAAAGTRNGAIVDDA; this is encoded by the coding sequence ATGACCTGTGGCATTCTCCTCGTAACACATCCTGGGGTCGGGACCGCCCTGCTTGACGTGGCGACCCGGCTCCTGCGGCAATTGCCGCTGAAAACCGAAGCTTTCGAAGTACCGTTCGACGCAGACCTGGACGCCCTGCTCCCGCTCGCCTCGGCCGCTCTGCGGCGGGTCGACAGTGGTGAAGGCGTATTGATCCTGACCGACCTGTACGGCGCCAGCCCCGCCAACCTTGCCGGGCAGCTGGCCCGGCTGGGGACCCCGGTTCGCCGGGTGTCGGCGCTGAGCCTGCCGATGTTGCTGCGGGTGATGAATTATCCGGAACAGGGACTGGATCAACTGCCCGCCACAGCCGCGGCGGGCACCCGTAATGGAGCGATAGTCGACGATGCTTGA
- the mgtE gene encoding magnesium transporter, producing the protein MAEAVRHDKTARQLRMLSDALDSGRLGPVRRLVNTLAPAEIGNLLESLPPGKREVVWGLVDPEDDGEVLVHVGDDVRESLLADMDPDEIIAAVEDLDIDDLADLVEDLPDTVIDEVLKSMDRENRERLEQVLSYPEDSAGRLMNPDVVTVRADVNVDVVLRYLRLRGELPDHTDHLFVVSRRHQYLGRVSLAALVTHEDTTPINRLIDDEQPAIDVGESDQEVARQFSDHDWISAPVVDDNNILIGRITIDDVVDIIRGQAEHQALGAAGLDEDEDLFSPVWRAMRRRLMWLSVNLCTAFLASSVVGHFEGTIDKLVALAVLMPIVAGLGGNAGTQVLALMVRGLALGQVGASNAHTLLWKEVRVALLNGVMLGSVLGLIVLAWFHSPGLSAVIAIALTCNLLFAALAGVLVPLTLKRFGFDPALASGIFLTAVTDSMGFFTFLGLATLVLLH; encoded by the coding sequence ATGGCTGAAGCTGTACGCCACGACAAGACTGCACGCCAACTGCGGATGCTGTCCGATGCACTGGACAGCGGCCGGCTGGGCCCGGTGCGGCGCCTGGTCAACACCCTGGCCCCGGCCGAGATCGGCAACCTGCTCGAATCGCTGCCGCCGGGCAAGCGCGAGGTGGTGTGGGGCCTGGTCGATCCGGAAGATGATGGCGAGGTGCTGGTCCACGTCGGCGACGACGTGCGCGAAAGCCTGCTCGCGGACATGGACCCGGACGAGATCATCGCCGCGGTCGAAGACCTGGACATCGACGATCTGGCCGACCTGGTCGAAGACCTGCCGGACACGGTCATCGACGAAGTCCTCAAGTCGATGGACCGCGAGAACCGCGAGCGCCTGGAACAGGTGCTGTCCTATCCCGAGGACAGTGCCGGCCGCCTGATGAACCCGGACGTGGTGACCGTGCGCGCCGACGTCAATGTCGACGTCGTGCTGCGCTACCTGCGCCTGCGCGGTGAACTGCCCGACCACACCGACCACCTGTTCGTGGTCAGCCGCCGCCATCAGTACCTCGGCCGGGTGTCGCTGGCGGCACTGGTGACCCACGAGGACACCACGCCGATCAACCGCCTGATCGACGACGAGCAGCCAGCCATCGACGTCGGCGAGAGCGACCAGGAAGTCGCCCGCCAGTTCTCCGACCATGACTGGATCTCCGCGCCAGTAGTGGACGACAACAACATCCTGATCGGCCGCATCACCATCGATGACGTGGTCGACATCATCCGCGGCCAGGCCGAGCACCAGGCGCTGGGCGCCGCCGGTCTGGACGAGGACGAGGATCTGTTCAGCCCGGTCTGGCGCGCGATGCGCCGTCGCCTGATGTGGCTGTCGGTGAACCTGTGCACGGCCTTCCTGGCCTCCAGCGTGGTCGGTCATTTCGAAGGCACCATCGACAAACTGGTGGCACTGGCGGTGCTGATGCCGATCGTCGCCGGCCTCGGCGGCAACGCCGGTACCCAGGTGCTGGCACTGATGGTGCGCGGCCTGGCGCTGGGCCAGGTGGGCGCCTCCAATGCCCACACCCTGCTGTGGAAGGAAGTACGGGTCGCGCTGCTGAACGGCGTGATGCTGGGTTCGGTGCTGGGCCTGATCGTGCTGGCCTGGTTCCACTCGCCCGGGTTGTCCGCAGTGATTGCCATCGCACTGACCTGCAACCTCCTGTTCGCTGCATTGGCGGGCGTGCTGGTGCCGTTGACGCTGAAACGCTTCGGCTTCGACCCGGCGCTGGCCAGCGGCATCTTCCTGACCGCCGTGACCGACTCGATGGGCTTCTTCACCTTCCTCGGCCTGGCCACCCTGGTGCTGCTGCACTGA
- the lptC gene encoding LPS export ABC transporter periplasmic protein LptC: MNVPTLNWRTLLGIGLLLAALLSSWAALRNRDKGPATGGQEIGVDYILHDFQIVALDEHGKESTTLRAPLLERQRGDQTINIATPLFEMPDKDGKHWTLRAETGWLSAKGDEMKLRGNVAGDSPAGPGVVPTTFRTDHLDVFPKDNRARTDALVTMTRPGMEQSGVGFEVDSKNNTYHFLSQSKGRYTPKR, translated from the coding sequence ATGAACGTGCCCACCTTGAACTGGCGCACCCTGCTCGGCATCGGCCTGCTGCTGGCCGCCCTGCTGAGCAGCTGGGCGGCGCTGCGCAACCGCGACAAGGGGCCAGCCACGGGTGGCCAGGAAATCGGCGTGGATTACATCCTGCATGACTTCCAGATCGTCGCCCTGGATGAGCACGGCAAGGAATCGACCACCCTGCGCGCACCGTTGCTGGAGCGCCAGCGCGGCGACCAGACCATCAACATCGCCACCCCGCTGTTCGAGATGCCGGACAAGGATGGCAAGCACTGGACCCTGCGTGCAGAGACCGGCTGGCTCAGCGCCAAGGGCGACGAGATGAAGCTGCGCGGCAATGTCGCCGGCGACAGCCCGGCGGGCCCGGGCGTGGTGCCGACCACCTTCCGCACCGACCATCTGGACGTGTTCCCGAAGGACAACCGCGCCCGCACCGACGCCCTGGTAACCATGACCCGCCCGGGCATGGAACAGTCCGGCGTCGGCTTCGAAGTGGATTCGAAGAACAACACGTATCATTTCCTCAGCCAGTCCAAGGGCCGCTACACGCCCAAACGCTGA
- the hpf gene encoding ribosome hibernation-promoting factor, HPF/YfiA family → MRIETFGKDVEVTPALQSYVEEKLARIGKHFDQHCEARVTLKLQKTEHHVDASLNIPGQTLHAEAGGQTMYAAIDLLADKLDRLVIKHKEKKQQHAPLPVGDNGG, encoded by the coding sequence ATGCGCATCGAAACGTTTGGCAAAGATGTCGAAGTCACCCCGGCCCTGCAGTCCTATGTGGAGGAGAAGCTGGCCCGGATCGGCAAACACTTCGACCAGCACTGCGAAGCGCGGGTGACCCTCAAGCTGCAGAAGACCGAGCACCACGTCGACGCCAGCCTCAACATCCCTGGGCAGACCCTGCACGCCGAGGCCGGCGGCCAGACCATGTACGCCGCGATCGACCTGCTTGCGGACAAGCTTGACCGCCTGGTGATCAAGCACAAGGAGAAAAAACAGCAGCACGCACCGCTGCCGGTGGGCGACAATGGTGGCTGA
- the hprK gene encoding HPr(Ser) kinase/phosphatase, which produces MNTSITARELFEQQRERLGLRWAAGQSGEKRELEAGNTVSRRPSLAGYLNAIYPNKVQILGTEELSWLDALEPRQRWETIEKIMQSHPLALVLTRNQACPEDLRAAADESGTPLWLSPKRGHELLNHLSYHLARTLAPRVILHGVFMEIYSIGVLITGEAGSGKSELALELLSRGHRLVADDAPEFTQIAPDVLDGTCPELLQDLLEVRGLGVLNVREMFGDTAVKKNKYLRLIVHLTKPMTEPTPHGYERLTGDSGTRHVLDLDVPLITLPVMPGRNLAVLTEAATRLHILRTKGIDPAAMFIARHSNLLERRTP; this is translated from the coding sequence ATGAATACCAGCATCACCGCCCGTGAACTGTTCGAACAGCAGCGCGAGCGGCTGGGGCTGCGCTGGGCCGCGGGCCAGTCGGGTGAAAAGCGCGAGCTCGAGGCCGGCAATACGGTCTCGCGGCGCCCCTCGCTGGCCGGCTACCTCAATGCGATCTACCCCAACAAGGTGCAGATCCTGGGCACCGAGGAACTGTCCTGGCTGGACGCACTTGAACCGCGCCAGCGCTGGGAAACGATCGAAAAAATCATGCAGTCGCACCCGCTGGCACTGGTGCTGACCCGCAACCAGGCGTGCCCGGAAGACCTGCGCGCCGCCGCCGATGAATCCGGCACCCCGTTGTGGCTGTCGCCCAAGCGCGGCCACGAGCTGCTCAACCACCTCTCCTACCACCTGGCGCGGACGCTGGCGCCGCGGGTGATCCTGCATGGCGTGTTCATGGAGATCTACTCCATCGGCGTGCTGATCACCGGCGAAGCGGGATCCGGCAAGAGCGAACTGGCGCTGGAACTGCTCAGCCGTGGCCATCGCCTGGTGGCCGACGATGCCCCCGAATTCACCCAGATCGCACCCGATGTACTCGACGGCACCTGCCCGGAGCTGCTGCAGGACCTGCTGGAAGTGCGCGGCCTGGGCGTGTTGAACGTGCGCGAGATGTTCGGCGACACGGCTGTAAAGAAGAACAAGTACCTTCGGCTGATCGTTCACCTGACCAAGCCGATGACCGAACCCACCCCGCATGGCTACGAGCGCCTCACCGGCGATTCGGGTACCCGCCATGTGCTGGATCTGGACGTGCCGCTGATCACCCTGCCGGTAATGCCCGGCCGCAACCTGGCCGTGCTGACCGAGGCGGCCACCCGCCTGCATATCCTGCGGACCAAGGGCATCGACCCGGCGGCGATGTTCATCGCCCGCCACAGCAACCTGCTGGAACGGCGAACGCCCTGA
- the rapZ gene encoding RNase adapter RapZ, producing MSTVTPSAPTLIIVSGLSGSGKSVALKTFEDQDYYCSDNLPINLLPDFVRSLLANRGGSAPRRLAVGIDVRGQADLSQLGDWRQLAADAGVDVKVLFFEASDETLLKRYADTRRRHPLSQLGLSLPEAIARERELTAPLRREADAVIDTSNLNVHQLRRRIITEFTMDHATGLSLLFESFAYKRGVPAEADFVFDARALPNPHWDPELRALSGREPGVRDYLEAQPDVQRYLAQLTDFLDTWLPKLGDGTRSYVTVAFGCTGGKHRSVFLAERMARHAREMGWEDVATYHREQD from the coding sequence ATGAGCACCGTCACCCCCTCCGCCCCGACCCTGATCATCGTCAGCGGCCTGTCCGGCTCGGGTAAATCCGTCGCCCTGAAGACCTTCGAGGACCAGGACTACTACTGCTCGGACAACCTGCCGATCAACCTGCTGCCGGACTTCGTGCGCAGCCTGCTGGCCAATCGCGGCGGCAGTGCACCGCGCCGGCTGGCCGTAGGCATCGACGTGCGTGGGCAGGCCGACCTGAGCCAGCTGGGCGACTGGCGGCAGCTGGCCGCCGACGCCGGCGTGGACGTGAAGGTGCTGTTCTTCGAAGCCAGCGACGAGACGCTGCTCAAGCGCTACGCCGACACCCGCCGCCGCCATCCGTTGAGCCAGCTGGGGCTGTCCCTGCCCGAAGCCATCGCCCGCGAACGCGAGTTGACCGCACCGCTGCGCCGCGAGGCCGATGCGGTGATCGATACCAGCAACCTCAACGTGCACCAGCTGCGGCGCCGGATCATCACCGAGTTCACGATGGACCATGCCACCGGCCTGTCGCTGCTGTTCGAATCGTTCGCCTACAAGCGCGGCGTGCCGGCCGAAGCGGACTTCGTGTTCGATGCGCGGGCGCTGCCCAATCCACACTGGGACCCGGAACTGCGTGCGCTGAGCGGTCGCGAACCCGGCGTGCGCGACTACCTGGAAGCGCAGCCGGATGTGCAGCGCTATCTGGCCCAGTTGACGGACTTTCTCGATACCTGGCTGCCGAAGCTGGGGGATGGCACCCGCAGCTATGTGACCGTGGCGTTCGGCTGCACCGGCGGCAAGCACCGCTCGGTGTTCCTGGCCGAGCGCATGGCACGCCACGCCCGCGAGATGGGCTGGGAAGACGTGGCAACGTACCACCGCGAACAGGATTGA
- the ptsP gene encoding phosphoenolpyruvate--protein phosphotransferase, protein MPRARAGQPPSGQRPVLLLAGHGAARGTAMGRARVRLPHALEVAEQRVAANQVEAELARLHRALDAARTEMHELRQRLHGALNQEVGEFLDLHALLLDDPELLYGLDELIRSGPYSAGYALRLQRDRLAKVFDGMDDAYLKSRMDDLDHVIGRIHAFLQPERPPAVKGLAGEILVCDNIAPSELAQLQAQGVVGIVTAAGSALSHSAILARSLHLPLIVNVPQLLSRIADGDVLIIDGADGSITANPQADNLRDYRARLKEHAREQRELGRLRSKPSRTRDQVDIALLANAESLEDVTQAHALGAHGLGLYRTEFLFLQRNELPDEEEQFQTYRDAALGMSGRPVTIRTLDLGADKADRTGLTLSNEENPALGLRGVRLSLARPKVADTQLRAILRASAYGKLRVLVPMVSTREELLAVRRRMLRLSEQLRGEGHMVSDHVPLGAMIEVPAAALALESFIDLVDFLSIGTNDLVQYLLAADRNNEALGELYSPLHPAVLRLLQMVIETGARHRIPVAVCGEMAGDARMTPLLLALGLTEFSLHPGTLLEVRRAIREADLATLRARAPKLLAARDRRAIERWLALVADTP, encoded by the coding sequence GTGCCACGCGCACGCGCCGGCCAGCCCCCTTCCGGCCAACGGCCGGTACTGCTGCTGGCCGGCCATGGTGCCGCCCGCGGCACGGCAATGGGGCGCGCCCGCGTGCGCCTGCCGCATGCATTGGAAGTGGCCGAGCAGCGCGTTGCCGCCAACCAGGTCGAGGCCGAACTGGCCCGCCTGCACCGTGCGCTGGATGCCGCACGCACGGAGATGCACGAGCTGCGCCAGCGCCTGCATGGAGCGCTGAACCAGGAAGTGGGTGAGTTCCTCGACCTGCATGCGCTGCTGCTGGACGATCCCGAGCTGCTGTATGGCCTGGACGAACTGATCCGCAGCGGACCGTACAGCGCCGGCTATGCATTGCGCCTGCAGCGCGACCGCCTGGCCAAAGTCTTCGACGGCATGGACGATGCCTATCTGAAGAGCCGCATGGACGACCTCGACCATGTGATCGGCCGCATCCATGCCTTCCTGCAGCCCGAGCGCCCGCCGGCGGTGAAAGGCCTGGCCGGGGAAATCCTGGTCTGCGACAACATCGCCCCGTCCGAGCTGGCACAGCTGCAGGCACAGGGCGTGGTCGGCATCGTCACCGCCGCCGGCAGCGCGCTCTCGCACAGCGCGATCCTGGCGCGCAGCCTGCACCTGCCCCTGATCGTCAACGTGCCGCAGCTGCTCAGCCGCATCGCCGATGGCGACGTGCTGATCATCGATGGTGCCGACGGCAGCATCACCGCCAATCCGCAGGCCGACAATCTGCGCGACTACCGCGCACGACTGAAGGAACATGCGCGCGAACAGCGCGAGCTTGGCCGCCTGCGCAGCAAGCCCAGCCGCACCCGCGACCAGGTCGACATCGCCCTGCTGGCCAATGCCGAATCGCTGGAGGACGTGACCCAGGCGCATGCGCTGGGCGCCCACGGCCTGGGCCTGTACCGCACCGAATTCCTGTTCCTGCAGCGCAACGAGCTGCCGGACGAAGAAGAACAGTTCCAGACCTACCGCGATGCCGCACTGGGCATGAGCGGGCGACCGGTGACCATCCGCACCCTCGACCTGGGTGCGGACAAGGCCGACCGCACCGGCCTGACCCTGAGCAACGAAGAGAACCCGGCGCTCGGCCTGCGCGGCGTACGCCTGTCGCTGGCACGGCCGAAGGTAGCCGACACCCAGCTGCGCGCGATCCTGCGCGCCTCGGCCTACGGCAAGCTGCGGGTGCTGGTGCCGATGGTCAGCACCCGCGAGGAGCTGCTGGCAGTGCGCCGGCGCATGCTCAGGCTGTCCGAACAGCTGCGCGGCGAAGGCCACATGGTGTCCGACCACGTGCCGCTGGGCGCGATGATCGAAGTGCCGGCGGCCGCGCTGGCGCTGGAGAGCTTCATCGATCTGGTCGACTTCCTGTCGATCGGCACCAACGATCTGGTGCAGTACCTGCTGGCGGCCGACCGCAACAATGAAGCGCTGGGCGAGCTGTATTCGCCATTGCACCCGGCGGTGCTGCGGCTGCTGCAGATGGTGATCGAGACCGGCGCGCGCCACCGCATCCCGGTGGCGGTCTGTGGCGAGATGGCCGGCGATGCGCGGATGACCCCGCTGCTGCTGGCACTGGGCCTGACCGAATTCAGCCTGCACCCGGGCACGCTGCTGGAAGTACGCCGCGCGATCCGCGAGGCCGACCTGGCGACGTTGCGTGCACGCGCACCCAAGCTGCTGGCCGCGCGTGACCGCCGCGCGATCGAACGCTGGCTGGCGCTGGTGGCCGATACGCCCTGA